A region of Moorena producens PAL-8-15-08-1 DNA encodes the following proteins:
- a CDS encoding transketolase C-terminal domain-containing protein: protein MTNLSLVPFREFERLKDLDITPETHTELFATYCRINTLYMIKQAGSGHIGSSFSSLDIVCWLFLNELRVRKTNSNQPRDIYFSSKGHDVPGFYSVLIGHGLLEFERIHSLRRLDGLPGHPDISIPFLETNTGSLGMGVSKAKGMISANRLMGREGNVYILTGDGELQEGQFWESLQPAANLGLHEMTVIVDHNKIQSDTWVSQVSDLGDLERKFAAYGWYVDRCDGNDVKALGNAIAKLKAVTKGPKILIADTIKGKGISFMEHTAIKPEDNLYRFHSGAPDDEAYTTGVAELIAAANTQLEQVGASPLALEMLSYAKPAVADGAQRLVSAYSKALVTQAERNQDLVVLDADLMLDCGLIPFKDKFPKRFFECGIAEQDMVSQAGGMALKGLLPIVHSFACFLSTRPNEQIYNNATERTKIIYVGSLAGLLPGGPGHSHQSVRDISALGAIPNMVMIEPANEAEVSLALDYCLHRTISSSYIRLVSIPCQIPYQLPEDYQLELGQGIALTEGQDAILFGYGPVLLPQAYQAAQLLAQNHGITLKVVNLPWLNFVDLDWLEQILQGYSWVFTLDNHYVIGGQGDRIVSGLAELGLSGQIQVRQFGVFDIPKCGQNQEVLRAHGLDAESLAFDINKSIM, encoded by the coding sequence ATGACAAATCTATCTCTAGTCCCGTTTCGGGAGTTTGAACGCCTCAAGGATTTAGACATTACTCCCGAAACTCATACTGAGCTTTTTGCTACCTACTGTCGAATCAATACCTTATATATGATCAAACAGGCGGGTTCAGGGCATATTGGTAGTAGTTTTAGTAGTTTAGATATTGTTTGTTGGCTGTTTTTAAATGAATTACGGGTTAGGAAAACTAACTCTAATCAACCACGGGATATTTATTTTTCCTCTAAGGGTCACGATGTACCGGGTTTTTACTCGGTTTTGATTGGCCATGGTTTGCTGGAGTTTGAGCGTATCCATAGCTTGAGGCGGTTAGATGGACTTCCTGGCCATCCAGATATTTCAATTCCGTTCTTGGAAACGAATACTGGTTCCTTGGGAATGGGGGTTTCTAAGGCTAAGGGGATGATTAGCGCAAATCGGCTGATGGGTCGAGAGGGAAATGTTTATATCTTAACTGGGGATGGGGAGTTGCAGGAGGGTCAGTTTTGGGAGTCTCTCCAACCAGCAGCAAATCTGGGACTCCATGAGATGACTGTGATTGTGGATCATAATAAAATTCAGTCCGATACTTGGGTGTCCCAAGTGAGTGACTTGGGGGACTTGGAACGGAAGTTTGCGGCCTATGGTTGGTATGTTGACCGCTGTGATGGCAATGATGTCAAGGCTTTAGGGAATGCGATCGCAAAATTGAAAGCAGTCACAAAAGGGCCCAAAATCCTGATTGCTGACACCATTAAGGGAAAAGGAATCTCCTTTATGGAACACACGGCCATCAAACCAGAAGACAACTTATATCGCTTCCATAGTGGCGCACCGGATGATGAAGCCTACACGACCGGAGTCGCAGAACTAATTGCTGCTGCCAATACCCAATTGGAACAAGTTGGAGCATCCCCCTTAGCATTGGAGATGCTATCCTATGCCAAACCTGCTGTAGCTGATGGGGCGCAACGACTGGTTAGTGCCTATTCCAAAGCTTTGGTTACCCAAGCAGAACGGAATCAAGACCTGGTAGTACTCGATGCCGATTTAATGCTCGATTGTGGGTTGATTCCCTTTAAAGACAAGTTCCCGAAACGGTTCTTTGAGTGTGGCATTGCCGAACAAGATATGGTATCCCAGGCCGGGGGGATGGCACTGAAAGGGTTACTGCCGATCGTGCATTCCTTTGCTTGTTTCCTATCCACCAGACCCAATGAGCAAATCTATAATAATGCTACCGAACGGACTAAGATTATTTATGTTGGCTCCCTAGCTGGGTTGCTACCCGGTGGTCCTGGTCATTCTCACCAATCGGTAAGGGATATTTCTGCCCTAGGAGCGATACCGAATATGGTGATGATTGAACCAGCTAATGAAGCAGAAGTATCCCTTGCCCTAGACTACTGTTTGCATCGAACTATCAGTAGTTCCTATATCAGGCTAGTCTCGATCCCCTGTCAGATTCCCTATCAATTGCCAGAGGATTATCAGTTGGAGTTGGGTCAGGGGATTGCCTTAACTGAGGGGCAAGACGCTATTTTATTTGGTTACGGTCCCGTGCTGCTACCACAAGCCTATCAAGCTGCCCAGTTATTGGCTCAGAATCACGGTATCACCCTAAAAGTAGTGAATTTGCCTTGGCTAAATTTTGTAGATTTAGACTGGTTGGAGCAAATCCTTCAGGGTTACTCCTGGGTGTTTACCCTAGATAACCATTATGTAATAGGAGGACAGGGAGATCGGATTGTAAGTGGTTTGGCAGAATTAGGATTGTCTGGGCAAATACAGGTAAGGCAATTTGGAGTATTTGATATTCCTAAATGCGGTCAAAATCAGGAAGTGCTTCGTGCTCATGGGCTAGATGCTGAAAGTTTAGCATTTGATATTAATAAAAGTATCATGTAG
- a CDS encoding acylneuraminate cytidylyltransferase family protein, giving the protein MDSKTPTVVALIPARAGSKRVPGKNIRRLKGHPLIAYTIAAATQSQVFSAVIVSTDSEEVAEIARYYSADVPFLRPPEYATDKSPDIEWIDYTLRRLNDLGREFDCFSILRPTSPCRQPQTIQRAWQAFLAQANQVDSLRAVEKCQQHPGKMWVLKGNLMKPLLEQNTFELGNSQVNHNLQPPNLEPWPKGHATRTTPQPPNLGQKATLREQPPNLGQKATLREQPPNLGQKATLREQPSTTQPWPKGHATRTTPQPTLREGQRPTTPHTPWHSTPYQALPEVYVQNASLEIAWSKVVLKEYTIAGKVIMPFITHDHEGLDINDLKDWWYLEYLIAQGEAHLPMVSQKPI; this is encoded by the coding sequence GTGGATTCTAAAACTCCGACAGTAGTTGCCTTGATTCCAGCCCGGGCTGGTTCTAAACGAGTACCTGGTAAAAATATTCGTCGTTTGAAAGGGCATCCGTTAATTGCTTATACTATTGCTGCTGCAACCCAAAGCCAAGTGTTCTCAGCAGTGATTGTTTCCACTGACTCAGAGGAGGTGGCGGAAATTGCTCGTTACTATAGCGCTGACGTACCATTTTTGCGTCCGCCAGAGTATGCTACTGACAAATCACCAGATATTGAGTGGATTGATTACACCCTGAGGCGTTTGAATGATCTTGGGCGAGAATTTGATTGCTTCAGCATCCTGCGACCAACCAGTCCTTGTCGCCAACCACAGACCATTCAACGAGCTTGGCAGGCCTTTTTGGCTCAAGCTAATCAAGTAGACTCCTTACGGGCAGTAGAGAAATGCCAGCAGCATCCTGGTAAAATGTGGGTACTCAAGGGCAACCTGATGAAACCGTTGCTTGAGCAGAACACTTTTGAATTAGGCAATTCTCAGGTTAACCATAACCTCCAACCCCCCAACCTCGAACCTTGGCCAAAAGGCCACGCTACGCGAACAACCCCCCAACCACCCAACCTTGGCCAAAAGGCCACGCTACGCGAACAACCACCCAACCTTGGCCAAAAGGCCACGCTACGCGAACAACCACCCAACCTTGGCCAAAAGGCCACGCTACGCGAACAACCTTCAACCACCCAACCTTGGCCAAAAGGCCACGCTACGCGAACAACCCCCCAACCTACCCTACGGGAAGGCCAAAGGCCAACAACCCCCCATACCCCCTGGCATAGTACTCCGTATCAGGCCTTGCCAGAGGTCTATGTGCAAAATGCTAGCTTAGAAATTGCTTGGTCAAAAGTGGTGCTGAAAGAGTATACAATTGCTGGAAAGGTTATTATGCCATTTATTACCCATGATCATGAGGGATTAGATATTAATGACTTGAAGGATTGGTGGTATCTGGAATATTTAATAGCACAGGGAGAAGCTCACTTACCTATGGTCTCCCAGAAACCAATTTAG